In Aspergillus oryzae RIB40 DNA, chromosome 6, one genomic interval encodes:
- a CDS encoding putative Ran-binding protein (RanBP10) (SPRY domain-containing proteins) produces the protein MTDAPFPPSGGARGAPVTTTYSGPSISTIPRRSSYASVLSGTALSPPSNSGPFSQLLTSNSTSYPPPFHPDGRHLRPSADVDADMQMNSSWRMSSGDTLPPYSRKYASFTRSDPFPPNPGSFSDAASSSFTPSYLRNSRYISRLDAARRAKLASQRDTVYSSSTSNPISTSSSQASLPRIAPSHRGMTYDIIEREPPGDDEHVMPLPSRWNDGDKYSGLELTSGGLEVRYTGPVNKHDHEAAAVRADNPMPPQCGIYYFEITILSKPKEGMIGIGFSSNKASVERLPGWEQESWAYHGDDGKSFFGESQGQGRQYGPTFGVNDTVGCGVNFSTGCAFFTKNGVFLGNAFRELRNLKVYPSVGMKKQPPVHLAANFGQHPFMFDIDGMVKKEKFAIHSEIRATSTANLQPPLDESALLQELVAQFLAHDGYVETARAFAEEVAAESAALQNGRAEPLKKYEVEEDVEAINRQKIRAAILDGDIDKALKYTNAYYANVLQNFPHIHFKLRCRKFLEMMRRCNEPSWAASRRDKPSNGLSDGSAVFDEEMELDEHMHHGGGWNADGMDTEEPENAAKFNELLTEAVQYGQQLRLDYPNDERGGNKKMLDDIFSLVAYPDPMQSVHGHYLDPAGRIAVAEELNSAILVSLGKSSSAALERLYQQTEVLVNEISEEGGAGAFINVRNDFLL, from the exons ATGACCGATGCACCATTTCCCCCGTCCGGTGGAGCTCGAGGAGCTCCTGTAACCACCACATATTCCGGCCCAAGCATCTCTACCATCCCCCGTCGTTCATCCTACGCTTCCGTCCTGTCTGGAACTGCGCTCTCGCCACCAAGCAACAGTGGTCCGTTCTCCCAACTGCTTACTTCGAACTCCACTTCTTACCCCCCACCATTTCATCCCGACGGCCGCCATCTGAGGCCATCCGCAGACGTGGATGCAGACATGCAGATGAACTCCTCATGGAGGATGTCGTCCGGCGATACACTTCCTCCTTATTCCCGGAAATACGCCAGCTTCACTCGTTCTGACCCCTTCCCCCCAAATCCCGGCAGCTTCTCCGACGCTGCATCGTCTTCATTTACACCATCATACCTGCGCAACTCCAGGTACATCTCCCGCCTCGATGCAGCCCGTCGAGCCAAACTGGCGTCCCAACGGGATACAGTTTATTCTTCATCAACGTCGAATCCCATTTCTACCTCCTCCAGTCAGGCGAGCTTGCCGCGTATAGCACCATCCCATCGTGGGATGACCTATGATATCATCGAGAGGGAACCTCCTGGCGATGACGAACACGTTATGCCACTTCCTTCACGGTGGAACGACGGAGACAAATATTCTGGCCTGGAGCTCACAAGTGGGGGATTGGAAGTCCGGTATACCGGCCCAGTCAATAAACACGaccatgaagctgctgctgtgCGTGCGGATAACCCGATGCCGCCGCAGTGCGGGATCTACTATTTTGAAATTACGATTCTATCCAAACCTAAGGAAGG AATGATCGGGATCGGGTTCTCCAGTAATAAAGCGTCGGTTGAGCGTCTCCCGGGATGGGAGCAAGAATCCTGGGCGTAccatggtgatgatggcaaGTCATTTTTTGGTGAAAGCCAAGGGCAAGGACGACAATACGGCCCTACCTTTGGTGTAAACGATACCGTGGGCTGCGGTGTCAACTTTTCGACGGGATGTGCATTTTTCACTAAAAATGGCGTATTTCTGG GAAATGCCTTTCGGGAGTTGCGAAACCTGAAGGTCTACCCCTCAGTGGGGATGAAAAAACAGCCTCCTGTGCATTTGGCGGCGAACTTTGGCCAACATCCGTTCATGTTTGACATTGATGGCATGGTTAAG aaagagaaatttgCCATTCACTCAGAGATTCGTGCCACCAGCACCGCTAACCTACAGCCACCCTTAGATGAGTCTGCCTTGCTCCAAGAACTGGTTGCACAGTTCCTGGCTCATGACGGATATGTCGAAACGGCTCGGGCTTTTGCAGAAGAGGTCGCTGCAGAGTCGGCGGCGCTGCAAAATGGGCGTGCGGAGCCACTGAAGAAGTATGAAGtagaggaagatgttgaagcgATCAACCGGCAAA AAATCCGAGCAGCGATACTAGATGGCGATATCGACAAGGCACTGAAGTATACTAATGCCTATTACGCCAATGTATTGCAGAACTTCCCTCATATTCACTTCAAGTTACGATGTCGGAAATTTTTGGAAATGATGCGTCGATGCAACGAGCCCTCCTGGGCTGCATCGAGGAGAGACAAGCCATCTAATGGTCTTTCTGACGGCAGTGCCGTTTttgacgaggagatggagcttGACGAACATATGCACCACGGTGGCGGCTGGAACGCTGATGGAATGGATACGGAAGAGCCTGAGAACGCTGCGAAGTTCAACGAGCTCCTCACCGAGGCCGTCCAGTATGGACAACAATTACGTCTAGATTATCCGAATGACGAGCGTGGAGGGAACAAGAAGATGCTGGATGACATTTTCTCGCTGGTGGCGTATCCTGATCCGATGCAGTCAGTCCACGGGCATTATTTGGACCCTGCAGGCCGCATTGCTGTTGCAGAGGAATTGAATTCGGCAATTTTAG TTTCACTTGGCAAATCATCATCGGCTGCTCTGGAGCGGCTATACCAACAGACAGAAGTGCTGGTCAATGAAATCAGTGAAGAAGGAGGCGCTGGGGCGTTTATTAATGTGCGAAATGATTTTCTACTTTGA
- a CDS encoding uncharacterized protein (predicted protein): MPAATATNGRSSRSGPSSKGVVVLKLSPDLLSRFASPPPPEVKDRKKSIIKDDESRADSPVKEKEPSSPASSSVEAPIPPSDNASDAASTPAAGTSAADTPRRKGVPGPKPGAKRGVNQISETTPKPRGKPGPKKKPRLDDGGSEPVKIAPSHRLGPKANTGAINAGLRALDRSGAPCRKWERKSLQLKSFTGIQWQLPTWRTPRPQKTDDNGESKESVLETGDSDSKANQSASGVPSEKSNSGDGDLTPVPPNIAEASSPAIAMAA, translated from the exons ATGCCCGCTGCTACTGCCACCAACGGTCGCTCCAGTCGGTCTGGGCCCTCTTCGAAAGGGGTCGTCGTCCTCAAGCTCTCACCGGACTTGTTAAGTCGCTTTGCCAGTCCTCCTCCCCCAGAGGTAAAggacaggaagaagagtatCATCAAGGACGACGAGTCTAGAGCCGACTCCCCCgtcaaggaaaaagaacCTTCCTCCCCGGCGTCATCTTCCGTGGAAGCACCTATCCCTCCGTCCGACAATGCATCTGATGCTGCATCTACACCTGCCGCGGGAACTTCGGCTGCTGACACCCCCCGTCGCAAAGGTGTACCTGGTCCCAAGCCTGGAGCCAAACGAGGTGTGAACCAGATAAGCGAGACAACCCCTAAACCGAGAGGAAAGCCTGgtccgaagaagaaacctaGACT TGATGACGGTGGCTCCGAACCCGTCAAGATTGCACCATCCCATAGGTTGGGGCCCAAAGCCAACACCGGTGCCATTAATGCCGGTCTTCGCGCCCTTGATCGTTCGGGGGCTCCATGCCGCAAATGGGAACGCAAGTCTTTACAACTGAAGAGCTTCACTGGAATACAGTGGCAGCTACCGACTTGGCGAACTCCCCGACCTCAGAAAACAGACGACAATGGCGAAAGCAAGGAGTCTGTCCTGGAGACCGGTGATAGCGATAGCAAGGCGAATCAAAGCGCTAGCGGGGTTCCTAGCGAGAAGAGCAATTCTGGTGATGGAGACCTAACCCCGGTCCCTCCGAATATCGCAGAGGCATCTTCGCCTGCCATTGCTATGGCCGCATAG